The Peribacillus simplex genome contains a region encoding:
- the bioD gene encoding dethiobiotin synthase, translating to MGQAYFITGTGTDIGKTIVTSALYLSLQTLGKSVTIFKPFQTGINEENNTYPDISWFEQELGVKESGFITLEPETSPHLAIKLTGSQIDEKKVVERVHELEEMYDIVLVEGAGGLAVPLIERTEGFYMTADFIRDCGMPVLFVSTSGLGAIHDVVTTHSYAQVHDINVKTILYNHYRPEDRIHQDNIETIEKLTGLNGLACIPTMADVRKDLRNCILELLGDQNYTQQLKEVFKA from the coding sequence ATGGGCCAAGCCTACTTTATAACCGGAACTGGCACGGATATTGGAAAGACCATCGTCACGAGTGCACTCTATCTGTCTCTTCAAACATTGGGAAAAAGCGTCACGATATTCAAGCCATTTCAAACTGGAATCAATGAGGAAAATAATACATACCCGGATATTTCTTGGTTTGAGCAGGAACTCGGTGTAAAGGAATCAGGGTTTATCACACTGGAACCCGAAACCTCCCCACATTTGGCGATTAAATTGACTGGAAGTCAAATCGATGAGAAGAAAGTCGTGGAAAGGGTTCATGAACTTGAGGAAATGTATGACATCGTATTAGTCGAGGGCGCTGGCGGATTGGCTGTGCCGCTCATTGAACGGACGGAAGGTTTCTATATGACCGCGGATTTCATAAGGGATTGCGGCATGCCTGTCCTCTTCGTATCCACAAGCGGTTTAGGGGCGATTCATGATGTCGTGACGACCCATTCTTATGCCCAGGTCCATGATATAAACGTGAAAACCATTTTGTATAATCATTACCGGCCAGAAGATCGGATTCATCAAGACAATATCGAAACCATCGAAAAGCTGACAGGGCTGAATGGCCTCGCCTGCATCCCGACAATGGCCGATGTCAGAAAAGACTTGAGGAACTGCATCCTTGAATTGCTTGGTGATCAAAATTATACCCAACAACTGAAAGAGGTGTTCAAAGCATGA